In Laspinema palackyanum D2c, a genomic segment contains:
- a CDS encoding PAS domain S-box protein, with amino-acid sequence MQKEYAELQKRLEESETLLQVSFSQAPMGMVQCGLEGQIWQANQKFCQIVGYTVQELRSRSFEDLTHPEDLNRELVWAKKLVKGEIDSYSLQKRYLRKDGAIARVSLRVNLVRDGKGLAHSLMGFITEITDDQGKIHPFKDEVRQEKAERERAEAALHEYEARFERLAKTLPGMVYQYRQYLNQPGEDIFTYVSPACREIYELEPEAVLNNCHLMWQIIHPEDSTGFADSFIRAAQTGKEWYYQWRIITSSGKLKWLQGAAKKSPQPDGAMLWDGMVLDITDRKLAEESMRQQIEMLDQANDSIIIRDLNNQIEYWNQGAQRLYGWSLTEVRGEYIHEFLQTRFPEPLSEIMAICLREGHWRGELVHTKRDGTPVVVESRWTLQRDEQNHPRAILEINTDISDRKQAEQALKDSEARFRTTFEQAAVGVAHVDFEGRFIRINQRFCDIVGYSKAKMLALTFQEITHPDDLDVDWELAQQVKREQITHYSIEKRYIRQDQTWIWVNLTVAMEQDGNYWISVVEDISDRKQAESDRLKSEAKLREKVAREELLNRLTSQIRNSLDLNRILQTVVTELHRVLTLDRCYFLWHETEPTAVWSCIQEAKRPNLDSFLGEYPIPENNSLYGQLTAGEMVWCDDLVQSPDPDWHSIYLEQGFSAILLVPLRKNNGKLGVICCATLGEPRTWKTSDFELLEAVRDCMEIAISQAQLYKDATARSQKLEQTLKELQKAQTQLIQSEKMASLGQLVAGIAHEINNPVSFIFGNIIHAREYLSDLLEVVELYDQHYPNPGPEIMDKVEQVDLEFLKEDFSKLLDSMEQGAIRIREIVTSFRTFSRYDEAALKDVEIHSGIESSLMILKNRLDSQGNRPEIEVIKNYGTLPKVQCFASELNQVFINILTNAIDAIDEAYSRQKNRQELGKIWIQTQVLPGDRIAIQIKDNGCGVAENALPHLFDPFFTTKPIGKGTGLGLATSYQITVDRHKGGLQCTSTPGIGTEFTLELPIHQDQFHKDEKG; translated from the coding sequence ATGCAAAAAGAATACGCTGAACTCCAGAAAAGGCTTGAGGAGAGCGAAACCTTGTTGCAGGTGAGCTTTAGTCAAGCCCCGATGGGTATGGTGCAGTGTGGATTAGAGGGTCAAATTTGGCAGGCGAATCAGAAATTCTGCCAGATCGTCGGATACACAGTGCAGGAGTTGCGATCGCGAAGTTTTGAGGACCTGACCCACCCCGAGGACTTGAATAGAGAATTAGTCTGGGCCAAAAAATTAGTCAAAGGCGAGATTGATAGCTATTCCCTACAAAAACGATATTTGAGAAAGGATGGGGCGATCGCCCGAGTTTCCCTGCGGGTGAATTTGGTCCGGGATGGCAAGGGACTGGCGCATTCCCTCATGGGTTTTATCACAGAAATTACCGATGATCAAGGTAAAATTCACCCGTTCAAAGATGAGGTGAGACAGGAGAAAGCGGAACGGGAACGCGCCGAAGCGGCTTTGCATGAATATGAAGCCCGCTTTGAACGGTTAGCGAAAACTTTACCTGGAATGGTTTATCAATATCGTCAGTATTTGAACCAACCCGGGGAGGATATTTTTACTTATGTTTCCCCGGCTTGTCGAGAGATTTATGAACTCGAACCCGAAGCAGTCCTCAATAATTGTCACTTAATGTGGCAGATCATTCATCCGGAGGATAGTACGGGATTTGCGGACTCCTTCATCCGCGCGGCCCAAACGGGGAAAGAATGGTATTATCAGTGGCGGATTATCACCAGTTCGGGAAAACTGAAATGGCTGCAAGGGGCTGCCAAAAAGTCACCTCAACCCGATGGTGCGATGTTATGGGATGGGATGGTTCTGGATATTACCGATCGCAAGTTGGCCGAAGAGTCGATGCGTCAACAGATCGAGATGTTGGACCAAGCGAATGACTCGATTATCATTCGTGACTTAAACAACCAAATCGAATATTGGAATCAAGGTGCTCAACGATTATATGGATGGAGTCTCACCGAGGTTAGGGGAGAATATATTCATGAGTTTTTGCAGACGCGGTTTCCTGAACCGTTGTCAGAAATTATGGCAATTTGTTTACGCGAGGGGCATTGGCGAGGAGAGTTGGTCCATACCAAGCGAGATGGTACTCCAGTGGTGGTGGAAAGTCGCTGGACCTTGCAACGGGATGAACAGAATCATCCTCGGGCGATTTTAGAAATTAACACGGATATCAGCGATCGCAAACAAGCAGAACAGGCTTTAAAAGACAGTGAAGCGCGCTTTCGGACGACCTTTGAGCAAGCGGCAGTGGGGGTGGCTCATGTGGATTTTGAGGGCCGGTTTATTCGCATCAATCAACGGTTTTGTGACATTGTGGGATATTCCAAAGCAAAAATGTTAGCCCTGACCTTTCAGGAGATTACCCATCCCGACGATTTAGATGTAGATTGGGAATTGGCGCAGCAGGTGAAGCGAGAGCAAATTACTCATTATTCCATTGAGAAGCGCTACATTCGCCAGGATCAGACCTGGATTTGGGTGAATTTAACTGTGGCAATGGAGCAAGACGGGAATTATTGGATTTCGGTGGTAGAAGATATCAGCGATCGCAAGCAAGCTGAATCTGACCGACTCAAAAGTGAGGCTAAACTGCGAGAAAAAGTGGCCCGAGAGGAACTGCTGAATCGGCTGACTTCCCAAATTCGCAATTCCCTGGATCTGAATCGGATTCTGCAAACGGTGGTAACTGAACTACATCGGGTTTTGACTCTGGATCGCTGTTACTTTTTATGGCATGAAACGGAACCGACTGCGGTTTGGTCTTGCATTCAAGAGGCTAAACGGCCCAATTTAGACAGTTTCTTGGGAGAATACCCGATTCCAGAAAATAACTCTTTGTATGGGCAATTGACAGCAGGGGAAATGGTCTGGTGCGATGATTTGGTCCAATCGCCGGATCCGGACTGGCATAGTATTTATTTAGAACAGGGCTTCAGTGCGATTTTGTTAGTTCCCCTGCGAAAAAATAATGGCAAGTTAGGGGTGATTTGTTGTGCCACCTTGGGGGAACCCCGTACCTGGAAAACCTCGGACTTTGAATTGTTAGAGGCGGTCCGGGACTGCATGGAAATTGCCATTTCTCAGGCCCAACTGTATAAAGACGCCACGGCGCGATCGCAAAAACTCGAACAAACCCTCAAAGAACTCCAAAAAGCTCAAACTCAACTCATTCAAAGTGAGAAAATGGCGAGTCTGGGCCAACTGGTGGCCGGAATTGCTCACGAAATTAATAATCCCGTTAGTTTTATTTTTGGAAATATCATCCATGCTAGAGAATATCTGTCGGATTTGCTAGAAGTGGTGGAACTCTATGACCAACATTATCCGAATCCGGGGCCGGAGATTATGGATAAAGTAGAGCAGGTGGATTTAGAGTTTTTGAAGGAAGACTTTTCCAAACTTTTAGACTCAATGGAACAGGGGGCGATTCGCATCCGAGAAATTGTGACTTCCTTTCGGACTTTTTCACGGTATGATGAAGCGGCCCTCAAAGATGTAGAGATCCATTCGGGAATCGAGAGTAGCTTAATGATTCTGAAAAATCGGTTAGACTCTCAAGGGAATCGTCCCGAAATTGAAGTGATTAAAAACTATGGAACCCTTCCGAAGGTCCAGTGTTTTGCCAGCGAACTGAATCAGGTGTTTATCAATATTCTGACCAATGCGATCGATGCTATTGATGAAGCGTATTCTCGCCAGAAAAATCGCCAGGAACTGGGTAAAATCTGGATTCAGACTCAGGTTCTACCGGGCGATCGCATTGCGATCCAGATTAAAGATAATGGCTGTGGCGTTGCAGAAAATGCCCTCCCCCACCTCTTTGACCCCTTTTTTACCACCAAACCCATCGGGAAAGGGACGGGGTTAGGATTGGCCACTAGCTATCAAATTACGGTGGATCGCCACAAAGGTGGACTCCAATGTACCTCCACCCCAGGGATAGGGACGGAATTCACCCTTGAACTCCCCATTCACCAGGACCAATTTCACAAGGATGAAAAAGGATAA